In Rhododendron vialii isolate Sample 1 chromosome 9a, ASM3025357v1, the following are encoded in one genomic region:
- the LOC131301752 gene encoding protein ENHANCED DISEASE RESISTANCE 2-like, producing the protein MANTSENENGWIERVKEEGDFPLLEPENCPNGWATPPGDIFRVRGPEYFLTNVKIPGGEYLLKPLGFDWIKGPAKISQVLKDPKNRVRKVLDEEFPTGNRPRVWAFNLQFPSKDNHSAIAYFVAREPIPDGSLLDRFCKGDDGFRRSRLKVIANIPKGPWVVKKAVGDAICVIGRVLTCHYYVADNVMEVDIDVGSSVGATTICRLCLGYLTKITVDIAFLIESQAESELPERILGAVRFSQLDVAAAREVELSSDGSAAKLQSSLTTRIWNSIV; encoded by the coding sequence ATGGCCAACACTAGCGAAAATGAGAATGGATGGATAGAGAGAGTGAAGGAAGAAGGAGATTTTCCACTTCTTGAACCAGAAAACTGTCCAAATGGCTGGGCTACTCCTCCCGGTGACATTTTCCGGGTTCGTGGTCCAGAGTACTTCTTGACAAACGTGAAAATTCCCGGCGGTGAGTATCTTTTGAAGCCGCTCGGATTTGACTGGATCAAAGGTCCCGCAAAGATCTCGCAGGTCTTAAAAGATCCGAAAAACCGCGTCAGGAAGGTTCTCGACGAAGAATTCCCGACGGGTAATAGGCCTCGCGTCTGGGCATTCAATCTACAATTCCCAAGCAAGGACAATCATAGCGCCATCGCGTATTTCGTAGCCAGAGAGCCGATTCCAGACGGATCCTTGTTGGACCGGTTCTGTAAAGGGGACGACGGGTTCAGGAGATCAAGGCTCAAAGTGATTGCCAACATTCCCAAAGGGCCTTGGGTTGTTAAAAAAGCAGTAGGGGATGCTATATGCGTAATCGGACGAGTACTCACTTGCCATTACTACGTCGCGGACAATGTCATGGAAGTTGATATCGACGTTGGATCTTCTGTGGGTGCAACTACAATTTGTCGTCTGTGTTTGGGTTACCTAACAAAGATTACCGTCGATATAGCTTTTCTAATAGAAAGCCAGGCGGAATCGGAGCTCCCGGAGCGGATTTTAGGAGCAGTGAGATTTTCTCAGCTGGATGTTGCCGCGGCTAGGGAGGTCGAGCTATCTTCTGATGGAAGTGCTGCTAAGTTGCAGTCATCCCTGACTACGCGGATTTGGAATTCCATTGTGTAG
- the LOC131301751 gene encoding protein ENHANCED DISEASE RESISTANCE 2-like has product MANTDSENENGWIERVKEEGDFPLLEPENCPNGWATPPGDIFRVRGPGYFLTKVKIPGGEYLLKPLGFDWIKGPAKISQVLKDPKNRVRKVLDEEFPTGNKPRVWAFNLQFPSKDNHSAIAYFVAREPIPDGSLLDRFWKGDDGFRRSRLKVIANVPKGPWVVRKAVRDAICIIGRALTCHYYVADNVMEVDIDVGSSMGATTVCRLVLGYLTKITVDIAFLIESQAESELPERILGAVRFSQLDVAAARQVELSSDGSAATNLQSSLTKRIWNSIV; this is encoded by the coding sequence ATGGCCAACACCGATAGCGAAAATGAGAATGGATGGATAGAGAGAGTGAAGGAAGAAGGAGATTTTCCACTTCTTGAACCAGAAAACTGTCCAAATGGCTGGGCTACTCCTCCCGGTGACATTTTCCGGGTTCGTGGTCCAGGGTACTTCTTGACAAAAGTGAAAATTCCCGGGGGTGAGTATCTTTTGAAGCCGCTCGGATTTGACTGGATCAAAGGTCCCGCAAAGATTTCGCAGGTCTTAAAAGATCCGAAAAACCGCGTCAGGAAGGTTCTCGACGAAGAATTCCCGACGGGTAATAAGCCTCGCGTCTGGGCATTCAATCTACAATTCCCAAGCAAGGACAATCATAGCGCCATCGCGTATTTCGTAGCCAGAGAGCCGATTCCAGACGGATCCTTGTTGGACCGGTTCTGGAAAGGGGACGACGGGTTCAGGAGATCAAGGCTCAAAGTGATTGCCAACGTTCCCAAAGGGCCTTGGGTTGTTAGGAAAGCAGTAAGGGATGCTATATGCATAATTGGACGAGCACTCACTTGCCATTACTACGTCGCGGACAATGTCATGGAGGTTGATATCGACGTTGGATCTTCCATGGGTGCAACTACTGTTTGTCGTCTGGTTTTGGGTTATCTAACAAAGATTACCGTCGATATAGCTTTTCTAATAGAGAGCCAAGCGGAATCGGAGCTCCCGGAACGGATTTTAGGAGCAGTGAGATTTTCTCAGCTGGATGTTGCCGCGGCTAGGCAGGTCGAGCTATCTTCTGATGGAAGTGCTGCTACTAATTTGCAGTCATCCCTGACTAAGCGGATTTGGAATTCCATTGTGTAG
- the LOC131299518 gene encoding uncharacterized protein LOC131299518 translates to MPINRLVNLIVKSMSRVRESDEKNTNNGLLQELNARFLEANIELLLHVFPSGHYEPLEESLPGDGFEALAASADDPHWTLSFEGAAGNGTGGAGIVLRNEEGEKFHLAYKLSFPRSNNEAEYEALILGLLAARERGIKHLKIVGDSKLVILQTEGVYALKEPILAPISNNSAKTDKVL, encoded by the exons atgcctataaataggcttgtaaaTCTGATTGTTAAAAGTATGAGTAGAGTAAGAGAAtcaga tgagaAAAATACCAACAATGGACTCCTGCAAGAATTAAATGCTCGTTTCCTTGAGGCAAATATCGAATTGCTACTTCATGTG TTCCCAAGCGGCCACTACGAACCATTGGAAGAATCTTTGCCTGGAGATGGTTTCGAAGCTCTCGCAGCCAGCGCGGACGATCCGCACTGGACGCTTAGCTTTGAAGGGGCCGCGGGAAATGGAACAGGAGGCGCGGGAATAGTGTTgcggaatgaggaaggagagaaaTTCCATTTGGCTTACAAGCTAAGCTTCCCTCGTTCCAACAATGAAGCAGAATATGAAGCATTGATCTTGGGACTGTTAGCCGCAAGAGAGAGGGGGATCAAGCACCTAAAGATAGTGGGAGATTCAAAATTAGTGATCCTACAGACGGAAGGGGTCTACGCGTTGAAAGAGCCAATATTGGCCCCCATATCGAACAATAGTGCAAAAACTGATAAAGTCCTTTGA